Proteins encoded together in one Streptomyces sp. B1I3 window:
- a CDS encoding S28 family serine protease: MRKALTGVLSLAVLIGTAGATGASAGAATAAEPAAKQSSGSTSSSEDVKDRILAIPGMSLIEEKPYPGYRFFVLNYTQPIDHRHPSKGTFQQRVTLLHKDTNRPTVFFTSGYNVSTNPSRSEPTQIIDGNQVSLEYRFFTPSRPAPADWSKLDIWQAASDQHRVFTALKGIYSRNWLTTGGSKGGMTATYFERFYPKDMDGVVAYVAPNDVVNDEDSAYDRFFARVGTEECRDRLNGVQREALVRREPLEKKYKAYAAENGLTFNTVGSLDKAYEAVVMDYVWAFWQYSLLSDCESVPADAPQATDEAIWDSIDGISGFSAYADQGLEQYTPYYYQAGTQLGSPDITQPWLGGLSRYGYQPPRAFVPRSIPMKFAPSAMRDVDSWVRNNARHMMYVYGENDPWGAERFRLGRGARDSYVYTVPGGNHGSKVAGLVADEKARATAAILRWAGVAPAAVEADPAKARPLARFDAKLDKRDAELERKAGTLRP, translated from the coding sequence CCACCAGCAGCAGCGAGGACGTCAAGGACCGCATCCTGGCCATCCCGGGCATGAGTCTGATCGAGGAGAAGCCGTACCCCGGTTACCGCTTCTTCGTCCTCAACTACACACAGCCGATCGACCACAGGCACCCGTCCAAGGGCACCTTCCAGCAGCGCGTCACCCTGCTGCACAAGGACACGAACCGCCCGACGGTCTTCTTCACCAGTGGCTACAACGTCTCCACGAACCCGAGCCGCAGCGAGCCGACGCAGATCATCGACGGCAACCAGGTCTCGCTGGAATACCGCTTCTTCACCCCGTCCCGCCCGGCGCCCGCCGACTGGTCGAAGCTCGACATCTGGCAGGCCGCCAGCGACCAGCACCGGGTCTTCACGGCGCTGAAGGGGATCTACTCCCGGAACTGGCTGACCACCGGCGGCTCCAAGGGCGGCATGACCGCCACCTACTTCGAGCGCTTCTACCCGAAGGACATGGACGGCGTCGTCGCCTACGTCGCGCCCAACGACGTCGTGAACGACGAGGACTCGGCCTACGACCGGTTCTTCGCGCGAGTCGGCACCGAGGAGTGCCGCGACCGGCTGAACGGCGTACAGCGCGAGGCACTCGTGCGCCGCGAGCCGCTGGAGAAGAAGTACAAGGCGTACGCCGCCGAGAACGGCCTCACGTTCAACACCGTCGGCTCGCTGGACAAGGCGTACGAGGCCGTCGTCATGGACTACGTCTGGGCGTTCTGGCAGTACAGCCTGCTCTCCGACTGCGAGTCCGTGCCGGCCGACGCCCCGCAGGCCACCGACGAGGCGATCTGGGACTCGATCGACGGCATCTCGGGCTTCTCCGCCTACGCCGACCAGGGCCTGGAGCAGTACACGCCGTACTACTACCAGGCGGGCACCCAGCTCGGCTCGCCCGACATCACGCAGCCCTGGCTGGGCGGCCTCAGCCGCTACGGCTACCAACCGCCCCGCGCCTTCGTGCCGCGCTCCATCCCCATGAAGTTCGCGCCCTCGGCGATGCGCGACGTGGACAGCTGGGTCCGGAACAACGCCAGGCACATGATGTACGTCTACGGCGAGAACGACCCGTGGGGTGCCGAGCGCTTCCGTCTGGGCCGCGGCGCCCGTGACAGCTACGTCTACACGGTGCCGGGCGGCAACCACGGATCCAAGGTCGCCGGCCTCGTCGCCGACGAGAAGGCCAGGGCGACGGCGGCGATCCTGCGCTGGGCCGGAGTCGCCCCGGCGGCCGTCGAGGCCGATCCGGCGAAGGCGAGGCCGCTCGCCAGGTTCGACGCGAAGCTGGACAAGCGGGACGCGGAGCTCGAGAGGAAGGCGGGCACGCTGAGGCCGTGA
- a CDS encoding EamA family transporter yields the protein MRPLHIALAVLVTAVWGVNFVVIELGLAHFPPLLFSALRFLVAALPAVFFVGRPKVAWKWIVGVGLALGVAKFGLLFIAMDRGMPAGLSSLVLQVQAVFTALFAAVALGERPGGTRVLGMGAALAGIGVAAVDEGAGGPVLAFVLVVAAAACWGVSNVLTRKAAPRDSLNFMVWVSTVPVLPLLGLSLLLEGPHRDAEALAALDLSGVGIIVYVAWITTVFGFGAWGFLLRHHPASSVAPFTLLVPVFGMSSAALLLGEPVSPLRWCAAALLVGGVALTSLPRPRAAAAQVPEAQPAGV from the coding sequence ATGCGTCCTCTCCACATCGCCCTCGCCGTGCTGGTCACCGCCGTCTGGGGCGTCAACTTCGTCGTCATCGAGCTCGGGCTCGCCCACTTTCCGCCCCTGCTCTTCTCCGCGCTCCGCTTCCTCGTCGCCGCGCTGCCCGCCGTGTTCTTCGTCGGCCGGCCGAAGGTGGCCTGGAAGTGGATCGTCGGCGTGGGCCTCGCCCTGGGCGTCGCCAAGTTCGGGCTGCTCTTCATCGCCATGGACCGGGGGATGCCTGCCGGGCTCTCCTCCCTCGTCCTCCAGGTCCAGGCCGTCTTCACGGCCCTCTTCGCGGCCGTGGCGCTCGGCGAACGGCCCGGCGGGACACGGGTGCTGGGGATGGGCGCCGCCCTCGCGGGCATCGGGGTCGCCGCCGTCGACGAAGGGGCGGGCGGGCCCGTGCTCGCCTTCGTCCTCGTCGTCGCGGCGGCGGCCTGCTGGGGCGTGTCGAACGTCCTCACCCGCAAGGCCGCTCCGCGCGACTCCCTCAACTTCATGGTCTGGGTGTCGACCGTGCCGGTACTGCCGCTGCTGGGCCTGTCCCTGCTCCTCGAAGGCCCGCACCGCGACGCCGAGGCCCTGGCCGCGCTCGACCTGAGCGGCGTCGGCATCATCGTCTACGTCGCCTGGATCACCACGGTCTTCGGCTTCGGTGCCTGGGGCTTCCTGCTCCGCCACCACCCGGCCTCGTCCGTGGCCCCGTTCACCCTGCTCGTGCCGGTCTTCGGGATGTCCTCCGCGGCACTCCTCCTCGGTGAGCCGGTGAGCCCGCTGCGGTGGTGCGCGGCCGCGCTGCTGGTCGGCGGGGTGGCCCTGACCTCCCTGCCGCGGCCGCGCGCCGCCGCCGCGCAGGTGCCCGAGGCGCAGCCGGCCGGGGTCTGA
- a CDS encoding GAF domain-containing protein: MTTPRTDITLASLPAPGDAARRELLQSVVDVARAIFGAAASSVFLLDEEADELVFQAVSGEGEEFLVGRRFPAGRGIAGWVATSGEPMVVDDLVSDPSFDRSLAESTAYVPQALMAAPLISDSRVLGVLEVLDPSPQARSGVRELDLLAMFARQAAAALRVAAPAPVAAGSTGRTLDGARREDALQLLGSLERLLRGTG; this comes from the coding sequence GTGACGACTCCGAGAACTGACATCACGCTCGCCTCCCTCCCCGCCCCGGGCGACGCCGCCCGGCGCGAACTGCTCCAGTCGGTCGTCGATGTGGCACGCGCGATCTTCGGGGCCGCCGCCAGCTCCGTCTTCCTGCTCGACGAGGAGGCGGACGAACTCGTCTTCCAGGCCGTCTCCGGTGAGGGCGAGGAGTTCCTGGTGGGCCGCCGTTTCCCCGCGGGGCGGGGCATCGCCGGCTGGGTGGCGACCTCGGGAGAGCCGATGGTGGTGGACGACCTGGTCAGCGACCCGTCCTTCGACCGTTCCCTGGCGGAGTCCACTGCGTACGTACCGCAGGCGCTGATGGCGGCCCCGCTGATCAGCGACTCCCGCGTCCTGGGGGTGCTGGAGGTCCTGGATCCTTCACCCCAGGCGCGGTCGGGCGTCCGCGAACTGGACCTGCTGGCGATGTTCGCCCGGCAGGCGGCCGCCGCCCTGCGGGTGGCCGCCCCGGCGCCGGTCGCGGCGGGGAGCACCGGGCGGACCCTGGACGGCGCCCGGCGGGAGGACGCGCTGCAGCTGCTCGGCAGCTTGGAACGGCTGCTGCGGGGCACGGGCTGA
- a CDS encoding sugar phosphate isomerase/epimerase, with the protein MKLAFSTLGVPGMPVADVVRLAAGHGYAGVELRTHPEEPVHTGLTLAERTAVAQEFATGGVEILALAGYVRVAAEGDDEAVLAELAELVELARDLGAAYVRVFPGGGDQDPAEADRTAARRLGAAAPHAADMGVRILLETHDSHRAGADVARVVGTVGHGQIGALWDVMHTWLAGEEPVAAHAVLAPHLGYVQVKDIASADETTPLALGDGALPLKACLDTLDADAWVCWEYEKRWYPAAAPLPGLLAAGREHLLRLGAPKQ; encoded by the coding sequence GTGAAGCTCGCTTTCTCGACCCTCGGGGTGCCGGGGATGCCGGTCGCCGACGTGGTGCGGCTCGCCGCCGGACACGGGTACGCGGGGGTGGAGCTGCGCACGCACCCCGAGGAGCCGGTGCACACCGGGCTGACGCTCGCCGAGCGAACCGCGGTGGCGCAGGAGTTCGCGACGGGCGGGGTCGAGATCCTGGCCCTCGCCGGGTACGTACGCGTCGCCGCCGAGGGTGACGACGAAGCCGTGCTGGCCGAGCTCGCCGAGCTCGTGGAGCTGGCCCGCGACCTGGGGGCGGCGTACGTCCGCGTCTTCCCGGGCGGCGGGGACCAGGACCCCGCCGAGGCGGACAGGACCGCTGCCCGCCGGCTGGGCGCCGCGGCTCCGCACGCCGCCGACATGGGCGTGCGCATCCTCCTGGAGACCCACGACTCCCACCGCGCCGGGGCCGACGTGGCCCGGGTGGTGGGCACGGTCGGCCACGGGCAGATCGGCGCCCTCTGGGACGTCATGCACACGTGGCTGGCGGGTGAGGAGCCGGTGGCCGCCCACGCGGTGCTGGCCCCGCACCTGGGATACGTGCAGGTGAAGGACATCGCGTCCGCCGACGAGACCACGCCGCTGGCGCTGGGGGACGGGGCTCTGCCCCTGAAGGCGTGCCTGGACACGCTGGACGCCGACGCCTGGGTCTGCTGGGAGTACGAGAAGCGCTGGTACCCCGCCGCCGCCCCCCTGCCGGGTCTGCTGGCAGCGGGGCGTGAGCATCTGCTGCGGCTCGGGGCGCCGAAGCAGTAG
- a CDS encoding glycoside hydrolase family 3 protein, protein MHHRTSRRALLTATAATVAVAATGVVAVPGAAQASGTSTDSRLKRLIARMSLEEKVGQLFVMRVYGHSATAPDQADIDANLAEIGVRTAAELISTYHVGGIIYFAWAHNTRDPHQIADLSNGIQRAGLAGPTPVPLLISTDQEHGIVCRVGEPATLMPGAMALGAGGSRSDTRRAAQIAGAELAALGIRQNYAPDADVNVNPANPVIGVRSFGSDPDSVAALVAAQVKGYQSAGVAATAKHFPGHGDTSTDSHTGLPSIHHTREQWEELDAPPFRAAAAAGIDSIMTAHIVVPALDPSEDPATLSRPILTGILREELGYDGVVVTDSLGMQGVRTKYGDERVPVLALRAGVDQLLNPPDLPVAWNAVLEAVKSGELSEARIEESILRILRLKWKLGLFRDPYVTHRGVDRTVGTRAHLDAADRIAEHTTTLLANTGALLPLSRRSHRNLLVVGADPASPSGTTGPPTTTLAEAFQELGYAATALSTGTAPSQARIAEAVAAAQGKDAVVVGTYNVTATSSQRTLVAALAATGVPVVTLALRNPYDIAQLAGTGYAASLAAYSWTDVELRAAARVIAGRAEPEGRLPVPVQRADTPTQALYPVGYGLSY, encoded by the coding sequence GTGCACCACCGCACCTCCAGACGCGCTCTCCTCACCGCCACCGCTGCCACCGTCGCCGTGGCAGCGACCGGCGTCGTCGCCGTCCCCGGCGCCGCCCAGGCATCCGGCACCTCCACGGACAGCCGCCTCAAGCGGCTCATCGCCCGGATGAGTCTCGAGGAGAAGGTCGGCCAGCTCTTCGTGATGCGGGTGTACGGGCACTCCGCGACCGCCCCCGACCAGGCGGACATCGACGCCAACCTCGCCGAGATCGGGGTCCGTACGGCCGCCGAGCTGATCTCCACGTACCACGTCGGCGGCATCATCTACTTCGCCTGGGCGCACAACACCCGGGACCCGCACCAGATCGCCGACCTCTCCAACGGCATCCAGCGCGCCGGTCTCGCCGGGCCGACCCCCGTGCCGCTCCTGATCTCCACCGACCAGGAGCACGGCATCGTCTGCCGCGTGGGCGAGCCGGCCACCCTCATGCCGGGCGCCATGGCACTGGGGGCCGGCGGTTCGCGCTCCGACACGCGCCGGGCCGCCCAGATCGCCGGTGCGGAACTGGCCGCCCTCGGCATCAGGCAGAACTACGCGCCCGACGCCGACGTCAACGTCAACCCGGCCAACCCCGTCATCGGCGTGCGCTCCTTCGGTTCCGACCCGGATTCGGTGGCCGCCCTCGTCGCCGCGCAGGTGAAGGGCTACCAGAGCGCGGGTGTCGCCGCCACGGCCAAGCACTTCCCCGGCCACGGCGACACCAGCACCGACAGCCACACCGGCCTGCCCTCCATCCACCACACCCGGGAGCAGTGGGAAGAGCTGGACGCCCCGCCGTTCCGGGCCGCCGCCGCGGCGGGCATCGACTCGATCATGACGGCGCACATCGTGGTCCCCGCCCTGGACCCGTCCGAGGACCCCGCCACGCTCTCCCGCCCCATCCTCACCGGCATCCTGCGCGAGGAGCTCGGCTACGACGGCGTCGTGGTGACCGACTCGCTGGGCATGCAGGGAGTGCGCACGAAGTACGGCGACGAACGCGTCCCCGTCCTGGCGCTGCGGGCCGGTGTCGACCAGCTGCTGAACCCGCCCGACCTCCCGGTCGCGTGGAACGCCGTCCTGGAGGCCGTGAAGAGCGGGGAGCTCAGCGAGGCCCGCATCGAGGAATCGATCCTGCGCATCCTCCGGCTGAAGTGGAAGCTCGGGCTCTTCCGCGACCCCTACGTCACCCACCGGGGCGTGGACCGGACGGTCGGCACGCGGGCCCATCTCGACGCCGCCGACCGGATCGCCGAGCACACGACCACGCTGCTCGCCAACACCGGTGCGCTGCTCCCGCTGTCCCGCCGTTCGCACAGGAACCTGCTCGTGGTCGGCGCGGATCCCGCCTCACCGTCCGGCACGACGGGTCCGCCGACCACCACGCTCGCCGAGGCCTTCCAGGAGCTGGGGTACGCGGCGACCGCCCTGTCCACCGGAACGGCGCCCTCACAGGCGAGGATCGCGGAGGCGGTGGCGGCCGCCCAGGGCAAGGACGCGGTCGTCGTGGGTACGTACAACGTCACCGCGACCAGCTCCCAGCGCACCCTTGTCGCGGCGCTCGCGGCGACCGGCGTCCCGGTGGTCACGCTCGCGCTCCGCAACCCGTACGACATCGCCCAGCTGGCCGGTACGGGGTACGCGGCGAGCCTGGCCGCGTACTCCTGGACGGACGTCGAACTGCGGGCGGCCGCCCGGGTGATCGCGGGACGGGCCGAGCCGGAAGGCCGGCTGCCGGTCCCGGTGCAGCGTGCGGACACGCCCACGCAGGCGCTGTACCCGGTCGGCTACGGCCTGTCCTACTGA